Proteins co-encoded in one Salvia splendens isolate huo1 chromosome 4, SspV2, whole genome shotgun sequence genomic window:
- the LOC121800611 gene encoding G-type lectin S-receptor-like serine/threonine-protein kinase At1g34300 yields the protein PQSATNISVFSSSNSPWRLTQNHTLLSPNGTFAAGVLPVPSSPGLYTFSVWFRNVSQNAIVWSATNSPVSAAASLIISRSGELRLVDAPGNATNLWPSRPVASVNGSGLSLLPTGNLVYGNFESFDFPTNTILPNQQINGTTLVSSNGKYRFDSRQLVFIGRNDSYWTNQRNSTFMSLDDLGVIVYGDADKYYASDFGVKKLRKLSLDDDGNLRLYSYDVRLSQWIVRWQALFQLCMVHGTCGANSICMYDASNLSTSCVCPPGYTKGLGDSCQLKIPLNSSGRTKFLRLDFVNFTGGLDQTDIETTNFMACEASCLSRPNCLGFMFKYDGSNFCVLQLGRMFDGYWSPGTEKAMFLRVDESESDVSSFTGMTSLMQTMCPVRIRLPEPPQESRTITRNIVLVCALFVAELFFGAFFFRTFLNKYIKYRDMARTFGLEVMPAGGPKRFSYAELKAATNNFSNPIGKGGFGIVYMGKLSDGSVVAVKSLKNITGGDADFWAEVTIIARMHHLNLVRLWGFCAEKGSRILVYEYVPNGSLDEFLFQTVEDCPLESEADADALTLGSKGKPILDWNIRYRIALGVARAIAYLHEECLEWVLHCDIKPENILLGDDFCPKVSDFGLAKLKKEDMISMSRIRGTPGYMAPEWTRREITSKADVYSYGLVLLEIVSGSRNFAQLDSKVESDQWFLPGWAYDKVFNEMSVEEVLDQRIKQSYDSRAHFDMVNRMVKTAMWCLQERPEARPSMGKVAKMLEGTVEITPPNKPNIFYLDG from the coding sequence CCACAATCCGCCACCAACATCTCCGTATTCTCCTCCTCCAACTCCCCATGGCGGCTCACCCAGAACCACACTCTCCTCTCCCCCAACGGTACCTTCGCTGCCGGAGTCCTCCCCGTCCCCAGCTCCCCCGGTCTCTACACCTTCTCCGTCTGGTTCCGCAACGTCTCCCAAAACGCCATCGTCTGGTCCGCCACCAATTCCCCCGtttccgccgccgcctcgcTGATCATCTCCCGCTCCGGCGAGCTCCGCCTTGTCGACGCTCCTGGTAACGCCACAAATCTATGGCCTTCTCGTCCTGTTGCGAGCGTGAACGGAAGCGGCCTCTCGCTGCTTCCCACCGGTAATCTCGTTTACGGCAATTTTGAAAGCTTTGATTTTCCCACCAATACTATTCTCCCAAATCAACAGATAAACGGGACAACCCTAGTTTCGAGCAACGGGAAGTATAGGTTTGATTCTAGGCAGCTTGTTTTCATTGGTAGGAACGATAGTTATTGGACTAATCAGCGCAATTCGACGTTCATGAGTTTGGATGATTTGGGGGTGATTGTGTATGGTGATGCTGATAAGTATTACGCCTCCGATTTCGGAGTTAAGAAGCTGAGAAAATTGAGCCTTGACGATGATGGCAACCTTAGGCTGTATAGCTATGATGTGAGGTTGAGTCAATGGATTGTTAGATGGCAAGCTTTGTTCCAGTTATGTATGGTCCATGGCACTTGTGGTGCAAACTCCATATGCATGTATGATGCTTCCAACCTCTCCACTTCCTGCGTTTGCCCTCCGGGGTACACGAAGGGGCTCGGGGACTCGTGCCAGTTGAAGATCCCGTTGAACAGTTCAGGGAGGACCAAGTTCTTGAGGTTGGATTTTGTGAATTTCACCGGTGGATTGGACCAAACTGACATCGAGACTACCAACTTCATGGCGTGTGAGGCTTCGTGTTTGTCCAGGCCTAATTGCTTAGGGTTCATGTTCAAGTATGATGGCTCGAATTTCTGTGTTCTGCAGCTGGGGAGGATGTTTGACGGATACTGGTCTCCAGGGACGGAGAAGGCCATGTTCTTGAGGGTTGATGAGTCAGAGAGTGATGTGTCGAGCTTCACTGGGATGACGTCCTTGATGCAGACCATGTGCCCGGTGAGGATACGCCTCCCTGAGCCCCCACAGGAGTCCAGGACGATTACTAGGAACATTGTCCTCGTGTGCGCTTTGTTTGTGGCCGAGCTGTTTTTTGGTGCATTCTTCTTCAGGACGTTCCTCAACAAGTATATAAAGTATAGGGACATGGCTAGGACCTTTGGGCTTGAGGTCATGCCAGCTGGAGGGCCGAAGAGGTTCAGTTATGCTGAGCTGAAGGCTGCCACAAACAACTTCTCCAATCCAATCGGGAAGGGCGGATTTGGCATTGTCTACATGGGGAAGCTGAGTGACGGGAGTGTGGTGGCTGTCAAGTCCCTCAAGAACATCACCGGTGGCGATGCTGATTTCTGGGCTGAGGTCACCATCATAGCGAGGATGCATCACCTCAACTTGGTGAGGCTGTGGGGATTCTGTGCTGAAAAGGGGAGTAGAATTCTAGTGTATGAGTATGTTCCTAACGGGTCACTAGACGAGTTCTTGTTCCAAACTGTGGAGGATTGCCCATTGGAGAGTGAGGCCGATGCAGATGCACTAACCCTAGGCTCGAAGGGGAAGCCTATTCTTGACTGGAACATAAGGTACAGGATCGCGTTGGGGGTGGCGAGGGCGATAGCATACCTGCACGAGGAATGCTTGGAGTGGGTGCTGCATTGTGACATCAAGCCGGAGAACATATTGCTGGGAGATGACTTCTGTCCTAAGGTGTCAGATTTCGGGCTAGCTAAGCTGAAGAAGGAGGACATGATCAGCATGTCGAGGATCCGAGGGACTCCAGGGTACATGGCACCAGAGTGGACGCGGCGGGAAATCACCTCAAAAGCTGACGTGTACAGCTATGGATTGGTGCTCCTGGAGATAGTGAGCGGTTCTAGAAACTTTGCGCAGCTGGACTCAAAGGTGGAGAGCGACCAGTGGTTCCTACCCGGGTGGGCGTACGACAAGGTGTTCAATGAGATGAGCGTGGAGGAAGTGCTGGACCAGCGGATTAAGCAGAGCTACGACAGCCGGGCGCACTTTGATATGGTGAATCGGATGGTGAAGACCGCGATGTGGTGCCTGCAGGAGAGGCCCGAGGCTAGGCCGTCGATGGGGAAGGTGGCGAAGATGCTCGAAGGGACGGTTGAGATCACCCCACCAAACAAGCCCAACATATTTTACTTGGATGGTTGA
- the LOC121798406 gene encoding uncharacterized protein LOC121798406: protein MALNPQLFPNGMPVPFDNEMFVLGRDGVEFEIDKIPGAQAGTVKAKGTIYLSNIRLVFVAQKPIANFYAFDMPLLHVHDEKFHQPIFYCNNIAGYVEPVVPDDEHLALYSTHSFKILFKEGGCGTFVSLFFNLIGSVRQYSQHLAAQPRVDPLQAAQTPVDEMMRHAYVDPSDPTRIFLQQPNAESQLRRRTYQPMDG, encoded by the exons ATGGCTCTGAATCCTCAACTTTTCCCCAATGGGATGCCGGTGCCCTTCGACAACGAGATGTTCGTCTTGGGTAGAGACGGCGTCGAATTTGAGATCGACAAGATCCCCGG AGCTCAAGCTGGAACAGTGAAAGCAAAGGGAACTATTTACTTGTCAAATATCCGCTTGGTGTTTGTTGCACAAAAACCTATTGCCAATTTTTATGCATTTGATATGCCACTG CTCCATGTTCATGATGAGAAATTCCACCAGCCAATTTTCTACTGCAACAACATTGCTGGCTATGTAGAACCT GTTGTGCCTGATGATGAACATTTGGCTCTTTATTCAACTCATTCTTTCAAGATTCTGTTCAAGGAAGGCGGTTGTGGAACATTCGTCTCACTCTTCTTTAACTTGATTGGATCTGTCAGACAATACAGCCAGCACCTTGCAGCACAGCCTCGAGTGGATCCTCTTCAAGCAGCACAAACTCCTGTCGATGAGATGATGAGACATGC ATATGTTGATCCTAGTGACCCCACTAGAATTTTCTTGCAGCAGCCAAATGCAGAATCTCAGCTGAGACGCCGCACTTACCAGCCAATGGATGGCTGA
- the LOC121798405 gene encoding hsp70 nucleotide exchange factor FES1-like: MKRRAIFTSSVAAAMLVFMAAAVAGAERENKTSSIGALWSSAKGEGDDLGGPPTTVQEEEERHLDGGFSTLEGMLQWSIGHSDPEKLKEAALDIERLSSQDLKQRQVEIKELMDKLKTPSDAELMKISINDLNNLSISLDDRHRALQELLILVEPIDNANELHKLGGLTAVIKDLNHSNPDIRTISAWILGTASQNNPFVQNQILELGALAKLMERAHSGFIEEAIKALYAISALIRNNPEGQQLFYKEAGDLMLQKILSNSSIDIRLHRKSVFLLADLVDCQLQSRSDTQLPFSSNHILLKSVVDLMASTDLDLQEKALYAVKSLLMLRSTDALVFKDICELDLALGRMKQQLLQLILDDQYKEYALDVENLRKEVEIIFLRKLEKGKPTFTQQLGLTALQ, from the exons ATGAAGCGGCGAGCCATTTTTACCTCATCGGTTGCAGCGGCGATGCTGGTGTTTATGGCGGCGGCGGTTGCTGGTGCTGAGCGCGAAAATAAGACGTCGTCGATCGGGGCACTTTGGTCCAGTGCGAAAGGGGAAGGAGATGATTTAGGCGGTCCTCCTACTACTGTCCAGGAGGAGGAGGAACGCCATTTGGACGGCGGATTCTCTACCCTTGAGGGAATGTTACAGTGGTCTATTG GCCATTCAGATCCAGAGAAGTTGAAGGAAGCAGCATTAGACATCGAGCGGCTTTCTTCTCAAGATCTAAAGCAACGCCAGGTGGAAATAAAG GAACTGATGGATAAATTGAAGACACCATCAGATGCAGAGTTGATGAAGATTTCAATAAATGATCTAAACAACTTATCCATATCGTTAGATGACCGCCATCGTGCCCTTCAAGAACTCCTGATACTTGTGGAGCCAATAGATAATGCAAATG AATTGCACAAGTTAGGGGGACTCACTGCAGTCATAAAGGACCTTAACCATTCAAATCCAGACATAAGAACTATTTCAGCATGGATTCTTGGGACAGCCAGCCAAAATAATCCCTTTGTCCAGAACCAG ATTTTGGAGCTTGGAGCACTGGCAAAGTTAATGGAGAGAGCACACTCTGGCTTCATTGAAGAGGCCATTAAAGCATTATATGCTATTTCAGCCTTGATTAGAAATAATCCTGAGGGGCAACAATTATTTTATAAGGAAGCTGGAGATTTGATGCTTCAG AAAATACTGAGCAATTCTAGCATTGATATCAGATTACACCGGAAATCAGTTTTCCTCTTGGCTGATCTTGTTGACTGTCAATTGCAAAGCAGAAGTGATACACAACTGCCTTTTTCCAGCAATCACATCTTGTTAAAATCTGTTGTTGATCTAATGGCATCAACAGACCTTGATCTCCAGGAAAAG GCCCTATATGCAGTAAAGAGTTTGTTGATGCTAAGGTCTACTGATGCTCTTGTCTTCAAAGACATCTGTGAACTGGATTTGGCACTAGGGAGAATGAAACAACAGTTGCTGCAATTGATTCTCGATGATCAGTATAAGGAGTATGCTTTGGATGTAGAAAATCTTCGAAAAGAAGTTGAGATTATTTTCCTCAGAAAGCTTGAAAAG GGTAAGCCAACTTTTACACAACAATTGGGCTTGACAGCGCTTCAGTAA
- the LOC121797644 gene encoding heparan-alpha-glucosaminide N-acetyltransferase-like, translating into MASYKLIRDGGDEGTLDLRAKNCALRIDNGGDVESAYLKTNTPSSRLRPPVLPGSGGNAKCTPPSGRLVSLDVFRGLTVVLMIIVDNAGRLIPSINHSPWNGLTLADFVMPFFLFMVGVSLGLVYKNMTCRVAATKKAILRAGKLFVLGIFLQGGYFHGLSKLTYGVDLEQIRWMGILQRIAVAYWVAAMCEIWLRNDEIVDSRKSLLKKYRWQWATAFVLSTVYLLMLYGLYVPDWEYHIPIEASFRAEVFKVKCGVRANTGPACNAAGMLDRAVLGIQRLYRKPIYARTQQCSINSPNYGPLPPDAPSWCRAPFDPEGILSTVMAIVTCLLGLQYGHVIVHFKEHKKRLSLWSYPSTGFMLLGLMCHVLGMHINKALYSFSYTCVTVGLAGILLATIYLVVDVKGWRRFSMVLEWMGKNALLIYILVACNILPLILQGFYWKEPHNNILTLIGIGKRNY; encoded by the exons ATGGCGTCCTACAAACTCATCAGAGATGGCGGCGACGAAGGGACATTGGATCTGCGGGCGAAGAATTGCGCTCTGCGCATTGATAACGGCGGCGATGTTGAGTCTGCTTACTTGAAGACCAATACGCCTTCTTCTCGTCTCAGGCCGCCGGTTTTGCCCGGCTCCGGCGGTAATGCTAAGTGCACTCCGCCGTCTGGCCGCCTAGTTTCTCTCGACGTTTTCCGCGGCCTCACTGTTgtg TTGATGATCATTGTTGATAATGCTGGTAGACTTATACCATCCATCAATCACTCGCCGTGGAATGGTTTGACCCTGGCAGATTTTGTTATGCCCTTTTTCCTATTCATGGTTGGTGTTTCACTCGGACTTGTATATAAG AATATGACTTGTAGAGTTGCTGCAACTAAGAAAGCAATACTCCGAGCAGGAAAGCTTTTCGTACTTGGGATTTTTCTACAAG GTGGCTATTTCCATGGCCTCAGTAAACTGACATATGGCGTGGACTTGGAACAAATCAGATGGATGGGCATATTGCAG AGAATTGCAGTAGCATATTGGGTTGCAGCAATGTGTGAGATATGGCTTAGAAATGATGAGATCGTTGATTCCAGAAAATCTTTGCTGAAGAAATATAGATGGCAATG GGCCACTGCTTTCGTGCTTAGTACAGTGTATCTTCTGATGTTATATGGCTTATATGTTCCTGATTGGGAATACCATATTCCCATAGAAGCATCTTTCAGAGCTGAGGTATTCAAG GTGAAATGTGGAGTAAGAGCTAATACAGGACCTGCATGCAATGCTGCCGGAATGCTTGATCGTGCAGTGTTGGGTATTCAACGTTTGTACCGCAAACCAATATATGCCAGAACACAA CAATGCAGTATCAACTCACCGAATTATGGTCCACTTCCTCCTGATGCTCCCTCATGGTGTCGAGCCCCCTTCGACCCAGAAGGAATTTTAAG TACAGTGATGGCAATTGTCACATGCTTGTTAGGTTTACAGTATGGACACGTAATCGTTCACTTTAAG GAACACAAGAAAAGACTTTCTCTGTGGTCGTATCCATCAACGGGCTTTATGCTCCTGGGATTGATGTGTCATGTCTTAG GGATGCATATAAACAAGGCTCTCTACTCCTTCAGTTATACATGTGTTACGGTTGGCCTTGCTGGGATTCTACTCGCTACGATTTACCTAGTG GTAGATGTGAAAGGATGGAGGCGGTTCAGTATGGTACTTGAATGGATGGGAAAGAACGCACTGCTGATATACATTCTCGTAGCGTGCAACATCTTACCCCTTATTCTACAGGGGTTTTACTGGAAGGAACCTCATAACAACATA CTAACATTGATTGGAATCGGGAAACGTAACTATTGA
- the LOC121801325 gene encoding xyloglucan endotransglucosylase/hydrolase protein A-like has translation MAHHFLWSLSFGLLMLFAGALAAAPRKAVDVPFGRNYVPTWAFDHIKYFNGGSEIQLVLDKNTGTGFQSKGSYLFGHFSMHLKLVGGDSAGTVTAFYLSSQNSEHDEIDFEFLGNRSGQPYILQTNVYTGGKGDKEQRIYLWFDPTTSFHTYSVLWNLYQIVFFVDDVPIRVFKNSKDLGVKFPFNQPMKLYSSLWNADDWATRGGLEKTDWSKAPFMASYRGFHIDGCEASVQAKFCDTQGKRWWDQKEFQDLDAYQWRRLQWVRSKYTIYNYCTDRTRNQTPPPECKRDRDI, from the exons ATGGCTCATCACTTCCTTTGGAGTCTGTCATTTGGGCTGCTGATGCTCTTCGCCGGAGCACTGGCGGCTGCACCTAGAAAAGCGGTGGATGTTCCCTTCGGCAGAAACTACGTCCCAACTTGGGCTTTTGACCATATCAAATACTTCAATGGTGGCTCTGAGATCCAGCTCGTTCTTGACAAAAACACTG GCACTGGATTCCAATCTAAGGGCTCATACCTATTTGGGCATTTTAGTATGCATTTGAAGCTGGTTGGTGGGGATTCTGCTGGAACCGTTACTGCTTTCTAT CTATCTTCCCAAAACTCAGAGCATGATGAAATAGACTTTGAATTCTTGGGAAACAGAAGTGGGCAGCCCTACATATTGCAAACAAATGTGTACACTGGTGGCAAAGGAGACAAAGAGCAAAGAATTTATCTTTGGTTTGATCCAACTACATCATTCCACACCTACTCTGTTCTGTGGAATCTCTACCAGATTGT ATTCTTCGTCGATGATGTCCCGATCAGGGTGTTCAAGAACAGCAAGGATCTCGGGGTGAAGTTCCCGTTCAACCAGCCGATGAAGCTGTACTCTAGCCTGTGGAACGCGGACGACTGGGCCACTAGGGGGGGCTTGGAGAAGACTGACTGGTCCAAGGCCCCCTTCATGGCCTCGTACCGCGGCTTCCACATTGACGGATGCGAGGCCTCAGTCCAGGCCAAGTTCTGCGACACGCAGGGGAAGCGCTGGTGGGACCAGAAGGAGTTCCAGGACCTCGACGCCTACCAGTGGCGCCGCCTGCAGTGGGTCCGGAGCAAGTACACCATCTATAACTATTGCACGGACCGGACCCGCAACCAGACCCCGCCACCGGAGTGCAAGAGAGACAGGGACATATGA